Within the Trueperaceae bacterium genome, the region ACCGTGCCGCACGAGTGCACGTTGGGGTCGATCAAGGGCGCGAGGCGCACCGGCGCCTCGGTCACGGGGTCGAGCTCGAGCCTCAGCTCCCGCGTTACGTGCAGGTCCGGCCGGGAGCCGGTGGCGGCGACGACCTCGTCGACGACCAGGCGCCGACCGTCCTCGGCCACTACCGCCAGGCCCTCTGCGGTCCGCTCCAGGCGCTCGACGACGAAGCCGGTGACGAACCCCACCCCGCGGCGCGCCACGAGCGCACGCGCGCGTGCGCCGAGGGCGCCGCGCTCGGGCAGCGCGTCGGCCTCGCCGCCGCCGAACATCTGGCCGGGATCGCTCCGCCTCACGGCCCAGACCACCTCCGTGCCGGGGACCTCGTCGGCCAGCGCCGCCAGCTCGATCACGGCGTTGAACGCCGAGTGCCCGCTGCCGACCACGAGCGTGCGCTTCCCCGCGTAGCGCGGCCTGTCCTTCCCCAGCGCGTGGGGGATGCCGTAGCGGACGCGCTCGGCGTTCTCCCGCTCGCCCAGCGCCGGCACGCCGCCGGCTCCCAGCGGGTTGGGCGTCGCCCACGTGCCGGTGGCGTCGATCACGGCCCTCGCCCGGAGGCGTACCTCGCCTTGCGGGCTCTCGGCGACGACCAGGAACGGCGCACGCTCCCGGCCGCCGGACTTCATGCGGTCGAAGCCCAGGCGGGTGACGGCCGTGACGCGGTGCCCGAAGCGGAGCATGGGCGCTACCTCGGGCAGCGCGGCGAGCGGGTCGAGCAGCTCCGCGACGAGCTCGG harbors:
- a CDS encoding FAD-dependent oxidoreductase; amino-acid sequence: MSVLASNELPVAVLGAGPVGLAAAAHLHARGLPALVLEAGSRVGNNVLEWGHVRVFSPWRYLVDPEARRLLERHGWQHPDPEAHPTGAELVAELLDPLAALPEVAPMLRFGHRVTAVTRLGFDRMKSGGRERAPFLVVAESPQGEVRLRARAVIDATGTWATPNPLGAGGVPALGERENAERVRYGIPHALGKDRPRYAGKRTLVVGSGHSAFNAVIELAALADEVPGTEVVWAVRRSDPGQMFGGGEADALPERGALGARARALVARRGVGFVTGFVVERLERTAEGLAVVAEDGRRLVVDEVVAATGSRPDLHVTRELRLELDPVTEAPVRLAPLIDPNVHSCGTVPPHGEAELAHPEAGYYVVGMKSYGRAPTFLMLTGYEQVRSVVAFLAGDVEAARRVELVLPETGVCSSNPLGADVACCGAEGEPCCAAGGEAGPSRQEPDREVPVLASGGCCG